In the genome of Crassaminicella thermophila, the window TATTATTTTTTCATAGAAACCTACATTTTTATATGAGGTGATAAAATGGCTAAAATTATAAAAGCAGATGGCATGAATAAATGTATAGGCTGTTATTCTTGTATGCTGAGTTGTTCTTGCATAAATTATAAGCATCATTCTTTAGAAAAAAGCGCTATCAAAATTAAAACAAGTGGAGGATTAAGTGGTAAATTTACAAGTACGGTTTGTGTAGCTTGCAAAGATGAAAGAGCTTGCCTAGAAAGCTGCCCATCAAAAGCTTTAGAAAAAAGAAGTGGTGGTGGAGTTATATTAAATGAAGAAGTGTGTATTGGATGTAAAAAATGCGTATCTGCGTGTATAGTCGGTGCTATTTCCTTTGATGAAGAATCTAAAAAACCTATTATTTGTAAGCATTGTGGTATTTGTACTAAATTTTGCCCTCATGCATGTTTAAGAATGGAGGAAGTAGATGATGATTTATAAAAATTATATAAGCGTTTTATATATTGATTTATCAAGTAAAAAAATAAGCGTAAAACACAGACAAGATCTATGTGAATATTTAGGTGGAGTAGGCGTTGCTTCAAAACTTTTAGAAGAAAATATAAAACCTCAGTTACATCCATTAGATGAAAATCAACCTATTATATTTGCTATTGGAGCAGCATCTTCAATATTTCCTGTTATTACAAAAACTGTTGCTATGTTTTATTCTCCTTTAACAATGGAACTTGGTGAAAGCTACGCAGGTGGAAGAATGGCTATGACTCTTCTTTTTGCAGGTTATGATGCAGTTGTTATTACTGGAAAAAGCAAAAAGCCAACTTATTTAACCAT includes:
- a CDS encoding 4Fe-4S binding protein, which produces MAKIIKADGMNKCIGCYSCMLSCSCINYKHHSLEKSAIKIKTSGGLSGKFTSTVCVACKDERACLESCPSKALEKRSGGGVILNEEVCIGCKKCVSACIVGAISFDEESKKPIICKHCGICTKFCPHACLRMEEVDDDL